From the genome of Pseudomonas sp. Teo4, one region includes:
- a CDS encoding PA2817 family protein: MATPHLDYHLQLLHHLRTILVALGEADQVPEESHALFLERFDELLTLLPQDPLESQYLGQDLICQVIQRYPQIAHLAPRDLLWFFGGDCLHFMPDEELALYQALEERRYEAEQNGETFDWHQQKQLLSQAGQSTKN; encoded by the coding sequence ATGGCCACCCCACACCTGGATTATCACCTGCAACTGCTCCATCACCTGCGTACCATCCTGGTTGCACTGGGTGAGGCCGACCAGGTGCCAGAGGAAAGCCACGCCTTGTTCCTTGAACGCTTCGACGAACTGCTCACCCTCCTTCCACAAGATCCGCTGGAAAGCCAATACCTTGGCCAGGACCTTATCTGCCAGGTCATTCAACGCTACCCGCAAATTGCTCACTTGGCGCCCCGCGACCTGCTGTGGTTCTTCGGCGGCGACTGCTTGCACTTCATGCCTGACGAAGAGCTGGCGCTTTACCAGGCCCTGGAAGAGCGTCGCTACGAAGCTGAGCAAAATGGCGAAACTTTTGACTGGCACCAGCAAAAGCAGCTTCTCAGCCAAGCGGGCCAGTCCACAAAAAACTGA
- a CDS encoding ABC transporter ATP-binding protein: MSSALSIRQLTKTYGNGFQALKGIDLDVAEGDFFALLGPNGAGKSTTIGILSTLVNKTSGTVNVFGHDLDREPAALKRCLGVVPQEFNFNQFEKTFDIVVTQAGYYGIPPKLAKERAEQYLTQLGLWDKRDVQSRSLSGGMKRRLMIARALIHEPRLLILDEPTAGVDIELRRSMWSFLTELNQKGITIILTTHYLEEAEQLCRNIGIIDHGTIVENTSMRQLLGKLHVETFVLDLKQDLATAPVLQGYPCRLITPHTLEVQVDKDIGITALFGQLALQNIEVQSLRNKTNRLEELFVSLVEKNLSKVAV, from the coding sequence ATGAGTTCTGCCCTGTCCATTCGACAGTTGACCAAAACCTACGGCAACGGTTTCCAGGCCCTCAAGGGCATCGACCTGGATGTCGCCGAAGGTGACTTCTTCGCCTTGCTCGGCCCCAACGGTGCCGGCAAATCCACCACCATCGGTATTCTCTCGACCCTGGTGAACAAGACCAGCGGCACGGTGAACGTGTTCGGCCATGACCTGGACCGCGAGCCAGCGGCGCTCAAGCGCTGCCTGGGCGTGGTACCCCAGGAGTTCAACTTCAACCAGTTCGAGAAGACCTTCGACATCGTCGTCACCCAGGCCGGCTACTACGGCATCCCGCCCAAGCTGGCCAAGGAGCGCGCCGAGCAGTACCTGACCCAGCTGGGCCTGTGGGACAAGCGTGACGTGCAGTCACGCTCGCTGTCCGGCGGCATGAAGCGCCGCTTGATGATCGCCCGGGCGCTGATTCACGAGCCGCGCCTGCTGATTCTCGACGAGCCGACCGCTGGGGTGGACATCGAGCTGCGCCGTTCGATGTGGAGCTTCCTCACCGAGCTCAACCAGAAGGGCATTACCATCATTCTGACCACCCACTACCTGGAAGAAGCCGAACAGCTGTGCCGCAACATCGGCATCATCGACCACGGCACCATCGTCGAGAACACCAGCATGCGCCAGCTGCTGGGCAAGCTGCACGTCGAGACCTTCGTGCTGGACCTCAAGCAGGACCTGGCCACCGCGCCGGTATTGCAGGGTTACCCGTGCCGGTTGATCACCCCGCACACCCTGGAGGTGCAGGTGGACAAGGACATCGGCATCACCGCGCTGTTCGGCCAGCTGGCACTGCAGAACATCGAGGTGCAGAGCCTGCGCAACAAGACCAACCGACTTGAGGAGCTGTTCGTGTCCCTGGTGGAAAAGAACCTGTCGAAGGTGGCCGTATGA